A part of Lutra lutra chromosome 2, mLutLut1.2, whole genome shotgun sequence genomic DNA contains:
- the TIGD4 gene encoding tigger transposable element-derived protein 4, which translates to MAEASEDASALPVTVKKKKSLSIEEKIDIINAVESGKKKAEIAAEYGIKKNSLSSIMKNKDKVLEAFESLRFDPKRKRLRTAFYTDLEEALMRWYRIAQCLNVPVNGPMLRLKANDFAQKLGHNDFKCSNGWLDRFKSRYGLVFRAQPVEATGVPVDPSTVWHQNVLPYYLNDYHPKNVFNIKETGLLYRMLPTNTFAFKGETCSVGKLCKDRITLVVGTNMDGSEKLPLLIIGKNRNPHCFKGIKSLPVCYEANKMAWMTSDLFEQWMRKLDEKFQAQQRRVVIFVDSFPSHPEVKNLKSIELAFFPSCLSSKFIAMKQGVIKSLKIKYRHCLIKKFLSSVEGSKEFTFSLLDAVDTLHLCWRAVTPETIVKSYEEAGFKSQKGESDKTNAETDAGLDLVAHAQATGVEFPEGLSIEEYAALDDDLETCEAAPETDSVWTEESPSEETGFYTSDEEDDDGSLGSELPLPSKNEALTALDTLKNFLRSQDINDELHNSLADLEIFINSSSK; encoded by the coding sequence ATGGCAGAAGCTTCGGAGGATGCCTCAGCCCTGCCCGTgacagtgaagaaaaagaaaagtttatccATTGAAGAAAAGATCGACATCATAAATGCAGTAGAAAGTGGcaagaaaaaggcagaaattgcAGCTGaatatggaataaagaaaaattcattgtCTTCTATTATGAAGAATAAAGACAAAGTTCTAGAAGCCTTTGAATCTCTGAGATTTGatccaaagagaaaaagactgagaaCTGCTTTTTACACAGATCTGGAAGAGGCATTAATGAGGTGGTATCGAATTGCTCAGTGTCTAAATGTACCAGTTAATGGTCCAATGTTGCGTCTAAAAGCTAATGATTTTGCCCAGAAACTGGGACATAATGATTTTAAGTGCAGTAATGGATGGCTGGATCGCTTTAAATCTAGGTATGGTTTAGTATTCAGAGCTCAACCTGTAGAAGCTACGGGTGTACCAGTAGACCCTTCAACTGTCTGGCATCAAAATGTACTTCcttattatttaaatgattatcatcctaaaaatgttttcaatataaAAGAGACTGGGCTGCTTTATCGAATGTTGCCTAcaaatacatttgcatttaaagGAGAGACATGCTCCGTCGGAAAGTTATGCAAAGACAGAATAACTCTGGTGGTTGGGACAAACATGGATGGCTCAGAGAAACTTCCTTTGCTTATCATTGGAAAAAACAGAAATCCACATTGTTTCAAAGGTATAAAATCATTGCCTGTGTGTTATGAAGCTAACAAAATGGCATGGATGACCTCAGACTTATTTGAACAATGGATGCGGAAGCTTGATGAGAAATTTCAAGCCCAACAACGAAGAGTGGtgatttttgttgattcttttccTTCACATCCAGAGGTAAAGAACCTAAAGTCCATTGAGTTAGCATTCTTTCCATCATGTTTATCTTCCAAATTTATAGCAATGAAACAAGGTGTTATTAaaagccttaaaataaaatatcgaCATTGTCTTATCAAGAAATTTTTAAGCTCTGTTGAAGGCAGCAAAGAATTTACATTTTCCCTACTAGATGCAGTTGATACTTTGCACCTTTGTTGGAGGGCTGTAACCCCAGAGACTATTGTTAAGAGCTATGAAGAGGCAGGATTCAAATCTCAAAAGGGAGAAAGTGACAAGACCAATGCAGAGACAGACGCTGGTCTTGATTTGGTTGCCCATGCTCAGGCAACAGGCGTGGAATTTCCTGAAGGTTTATCTATAGAAGAGTATGCTGCCCTGGATGATGATTTGGAGACATGTGAAGCTGCACCAGAAACTGATTCGGTATGGACCGAAGAAAGTCCATCAGAGGAAACTGGATTTTATACTTCTGATGAAGAGGATGATGATGGTTCTCTAGGAAGTGAACTCCCTTTGCCATCAAAAAATGAGGCATTAACTGCTTTAGatactcttaaaaattttcttagaaGTCAAGATATAAATGATGAGCTTCATAATTCTTTAGCAgaccttgaaatttttattaactcatcatctaaataa